A single genomic interval of Candidatus Bathyanammoxibius amoris harbors:
- the ald gene encoding alanine dehydrogenase — translation MIIGVPKETKADEYRVALIPVGAEELVKLGHTVLVEEGAGLGSSITDGEYSRVGAKLVKNVERVFSDADMVLKVKEPLPEEYTLLREDLIIFTFFHFAASRELIDAVVKSRSVAIAYETVRDERGGHPLLTPMSEVAGRMSIQQGAKYLEKPMEGRGILLGGVPGVAPAEVVVIGGGIVGTNAAKVAAGLGARVSIMDINLDRLRYLDDIMPKNVITLMSNAQNIRERLREADLLIGAVLIEGARTPVLITRDMVKTMKQGALIVDVSIDQGGCIETSRPTTHTKPTFMVDGVLHYCVTNMPGAVGGTSTYALANASLPYVVEIADKGYEKAASENPAVRCGLNIVKGKIVNKAVAEAFGLTHHDTF, via the coding sequence ATGATTATCGGCGTACCTAAAGAAACAAAGGCGGACGAGTACAGGGTAGCCCTCATACCGGTGGGTGCCGAGGAACTGGTGAAACTGGGGCATACGGTCCTGGTGGAAGAGGGCGCCGGGCTTGGCAGCAGCATCACCGACGGGGAATACTCAAGGGTGGGGGCAAAGCTGGTCAAGAACGTGGAACGTGTCTTCTCTGACGCGGATATGGTGCTCAAGGTGAAGGAGCCCCTGCCGGAGGAGTATACCCTTCTCCGGGAGGATTTAATAATCTTCACCTTCTTTCACTTCGCGGCCTCAAGAGAACTCATCGATGCGGTTGTGAAATCAAGGTCTGTGGCAATCGCCTATGAGACCGTGAGGGACGAGCGTGGGGGCCACCCGCTGCTGACGCCCATGAGCGAGGTGGCGGGGCGGATGTCCATACAGCAGGGGGCGAAGTATCTGGAGAAACCGATGGAAGGGAGGGGTATCCTCCTGGGCGGGGTCCCGGGGGTAGCCCCCGCGGAGGTGGTGGTGATAGGCGGCGGCATTGTCGGGACCAATGCGGCGAAGGTGGCCGCCGGCCTGGGGGCAAGGGTCTCGATTATGGACATCAATTTGGACAGGCTGAGGTATCTCGACGATATAATGCCCAAAAACGTCATCACCCTCATGTCAAACGCCCAGAATATAAGAGAGCGGCTCAGGGAGGCCGACCTGCTCATCGGCGCCGTACTCATAGAAGGGGCACGGACCCCGGTGCTTATTACGAGGGATATGGTAAAGACGATGAAACAAGGCGCGCTGATAGTCGACGTATCCATTGACCAGGGCGGCTGCATCGAGACCAGCAGGCCCACCACACACACCAAACCCACCTTCATGGTCGACGGGGTGCTGCACTACTGCGTGACCAACATGCCCGGCGCGGTAGGCGGCACGTCTACCTACGCGCTGGCCAATGCCAGCCTGCCGTACGTGGTAGAGATAGCGGACAAGGGATACGAAAAGGCGGCGTCGGAAAATCCGGCCGTAAGATGTGGACTAAACATCGTAAAAGGAAAAATCGTCAACAAGGCCGTGGCGGAGGCATTCGGTCTAACACATCATGACACCTTCTAA
- a CDS encoding MutH/Sau3AI family endonuclease, translating to MERQEAIKRISTIIGKDLRKLAKKYRVTVFKCGKKNKGWAGHVVERHLGLPLNSSRSPNFGSWELKVISLKYLKSGALTVKETMAVTMIDPYNVARTQFEHSHLLNKMRRMLLPGRIWENKEETFSLLYAAKTFDLNDPEIYKQVKADYDLVRNTIINKGFSALTSKMGVFIQPRTKGPGHGSTSRAFYARTSFLKKIFFPPDSGK from the coding sequence ATGGAACGGCAAGAAGCTATCAAGAGGATATCTACTATAATCGGTAAGGATCTTCGTAAACTTGCTAAAAAGTATAGGGTAACTGTCTTCAAGTGTGGAAAAAAGAATAAAGGCTGGGCGGGCCATGTTGTAGAGCGTCACCTGGGGCTACCTTTAAATTCATCCAGATCACCGAACTTTGGCTCTTGGGAATTAAAGGTTATTTCTCTGAAATACCTCAAAAGCGGGGCACTTACCGTTAAAGAGACAATGGCAGTAACAATGATTGACCCTTATAATGTTGCTAGGACGCAGTTCGAACACAGCCATTTATTGAATAAGATGAGAAGGATGTTGCTACCCGGAAGGATTTGGGAGAATAAGGAAGAGACATTTTCATTACTTTATGCTGCAAAGACATTTGATTTAAATGACCCTGAGATATATAAGCAAGTAAAAGCGGACTATGATTTAGTCCGAAATACAATAATCAATAAAGGTTTTTCGGCATTAACCAGCAAAATGGGTGTATTTATTCAACCACGGACAAAAGGTCCGGGACATGGAAGCACATCGAGGGCCTTTTACGCACGAACGTCTTTTCTGAAAAAAATCTTTTTCCCTCCCGATTCAGGTAAATAA
- a CDS encoding phosphopentomutase, producing the protein MSKDIRRVVIIVLDSLGVGELPDAEWFGDEGSNTLGNLARAVGGLRLPNLEALGLGKIIPVEGLRGDATPGAFYGKMAEHSSAKDTSTGHWEMTGIITKKPFPTYPDGFPEEVIEKFTGAIGRPVLGNKPASGTEIIKELGEEHIRTGRPIVYTSADSVFQIAACEAVIPVEELYDMCKTARGILTGRHNVGRVIARPFIVSEGRYVRTERRKDFSVPPPRPTLLDVAKDKNLEVTGVGKIGDIFAHTGLTRELHTGNNHEGVDQTINCIKKGDPRGIIFTNLIDFDMKYGHRNNPEGYARCLEEFDVRLPEILDALRDDDILSMTADHGCDPTTPSTDHSREYVPLLVYGRSLGKVRSLGVRQSFSDLGATVAEALGLPPLAHGTSFYGDMFQN; encoded by the coding sequence ATGTCTAAAGATATCCGCCGGGTGGTAATAATCGTCCTGGACAGCCTCGGCGTCGGGGAGCTGCCCGACGCTGAATGGTTCGGCGACGAGGGGAGCAACACCCTTGGTAATCTGGCCCGGGCTGTGGGCGGTCTGCGGCTGCCCAATCTCGAGGCACTGGGACTGGGAAAGATAATACCCGTCGAGGGGCTTCGCGGCGATGCAACCCCGGGGGCATTTTATGGAAAGATGGCCGAGCACTCCAGCGCAAAGGACACCTCTACCGGCCACTGGGAGATGACCGGTATAATTACCAAAAAACCCTTTCCCACATATCCCGACGGTTTTCCGGAAGAAGTCATCGAAAAATTTACCGGGGCTATCGGCAGGCCCGTACTGGGCAACAAACCCGCGTCGGGCACGGAGATAATAAAGGAGCTGGGAGAGGAGCATATAAGGACGGGCCGCCCGATAGTTTACACCTCCGCCGACAGCGTGTTCCAGATAGCCGCCTGTGAGGCTGTAATACCGGTAGAAGAGTTATATGATATGTGCAAGACGGCCCGCGGTATCCTGACCGGCAGGCATAACGTGGGCCGTGTCATCGCCAGGCCGTTCATCGTCTCAGAGGGACGATACGTAAGGACCGAGAGACGGAAGGACTTCTCCGTGCCGCCGCCCAGACCTACACTGCTGGACGTGGCAAAAGATAAGAACCTTGAGGTAACAGGCGTAGGCAAGATAGGGGATATTTTTGCCCATACGGGATTGACCCGGGAACTCCACACGGGGAACAATCATGAAGGGGTGGACCAAACGATAAATTGCATCAAAAAAGGGGATCCCAGGGGTATAATCTTTACCAACCTGATAGACTTTGATATGAAGTACGGGCACAGAAATAACCCGGAGGGCTATGCGAGGTGTCTGGAGGAGTTTGACGTGCGCCTGCCTGAGATACTGGACGCACTAAGGGACGACGATATACTCTCAATGACGGCAGACCACGGCTGCGACCCCACCACGCCGAGCACCGACCACTCCCGGGAGTACGTGCCCCTTCTGGTGTACGGCAGGTCCCTGGGCAAGGTACGTTCCCTTGGGGTCAGACAGAGTTTCTCCGACCTTGGGGCTACCGTGGCGGAGGCCCTTGGACTGCCGCCCCTCGCCCACGGAACGAGCTTTTACGGGGACATGTTTCAGAACTAA
- a CDS encoding site-specific DNA-methyltransferase codes for MKKKTKKKPAVKINAKGRRTTLYNFPKEPLEFYISEDTASYGRKKPFSIYYDAPEHSIRLLKGDCIEILNQARENSVDMIFADPPYFLSNGGITCHAGKMVSVNKGSWDKSKGVEQNHLFNLEWLKACQRVLRTDGTIWVSGTTHIIYSVGFAMQELGFKILNDIIWYKRNAPPNLSCRYFTHSTEVVLWAAKDKKSKHYFNYKLMKKFNNGKQMRNVWQLSSPPKVEKKHGKHPTQKPVGLLERIILASTKKDDLVLDPFCGSSTTGVAAVLLNRKYVGIDLEAEYLCLSKKRLKEAIENPSLFPLEEAVSVC; via the coding sequence ATGAAAAAGAAAACAAAGAAGAAGCCTGCAGTTAAAATTAACGCTAAGGGCAGAAGAACGACATTATACAACTTCCCAAAAGAGCCTCTTGAATTTTACATCTCTGAAGATACAGCCTCTTACGGCAGGAAAAAGCCGTTCTCTATATATTACGATGCCCCCGAACACTCTATACGGCTGCTAAAAGGTGATTGTATAGAAATACTGAATCAAGCAAGGGAAAACTCTGTAGACATGATTTTTGCCGATCCTCCTTATTTCCTCTCAAACGGTGGTATTACCTGTCATGCAGGTAAGATGGTTTCTGTAAATAAAGGTAGCTGGGACAAATCTAAGGGGGTAGAGCAGAACCACCTATTCAATCTCGAGTGGCTCAAGGCTTGCCAGCGTGTTTTAAGAACTGATGGGACTATTTGGGTTTCCGGAACCACCCACATCATCTACTCGGTCGGCTTTGCCATGCAGGAACTTGGCTTCAAAATTCTTAACGACATTATATGGTACAAGCGTAATGCCCCCCCGAATCTCTCATGCCGGTATTTTACCCACTCGACGGAGGTTGTTTTATGGGCAGCCAAAGACAAGAAGAGCAAGCATTATTTTAATTACAAGCTGATGAAGAAATTTAATAATGGTAAACAAATGCGGAACGTGTGGCAACTTTCTTCGCCCCCAAAGGTAGAAAAGAAGCATGGTAAGCATCCAACACAAAAGCCTGTTGGACTTTTAGAAAGGATAATACTCGCTTCAACCAAAAAAGATGACCTTGTACTAGATCCCTTTTGTGGCAGCTCGACAACAGGGGTTGCCGCGGTTTTGTTGAACAGGAAGTATGTAGGGATTGATTTGGAGGCGGAATATTTGTGTCTTTCTAAGAAACGTTTAAAAGAGGCAATTGAAAACCCGTCTTTATTCCCGCTTGAAGAGGCAGTGTCTGTTTGCTAG
- a CDS encoding dynamin family protein: MSKAIIKNKELKRTLTEVTDLLKDVEGFFTRMGNPDFEKKIRDMAKQMAEPFYIIIAGEYNAGKSTFVNALLGKRILRVGPTPTTHNVVLLTHGDSFAQEQLQDNLSRVTYPLEALKEITLVDTPGTNSIFVEHEAIIENFIHRAELVIFITSSDRPLTESERKFIQLLKGKWGRKVIIVLNKTDLKTEEELNEIIPFIEKNCYKLLGFDPKVIALSSLRATVAKANQDEKVLQESNIKEIEEFIFEKMDFDVKMELKYLSPLRFLTSVFSELKMDLETRIAQYNSEIAGIERLEARLKSKREDMQEFVKKYKMEIESAFSRLKERLEMFLGYHMTTRALMASLFAREKIGQKFKKEMTSLSNPLHDLDRVIDDAVDYITRNNRSLWEIALDYKKTETGKGDVEALGEHSFEDKKNELQFVLKEHSREYREFDLANEADRIKAVSQAGLVSFLAMEGVAVAGLAGLSFLLTLFLPVAVVMIGAIALGVVGFTVIPHKRKAYRNEIFKRIDTLSDRCSNFTMSELNKAIDRVIEDIENTVACFRDVRWSEREMCMKHLSELNELSDRVRGLIGKSSADVR; the protein is encoded by the coding sequence ATGTCAAAAGCTATCATCAAGAATAAGGAGCTCAAGAGGACCCTAACTGAGGTCACGGATCTCCTAAAAGACGTTGAGGGTTTTTTCACCCGAATGGGCAATCCCGATTTCGAGAAAAAGATTCGGGATATGGCCAAACAGATGGCCGAGCCCTTTTATATCATTATTGCCGGCGAATATAACGCCGGTAAATCCACCTTCGTAAACGCCCTCCTCGGTAAAAGAATTCTGCGTGTAGGACCCACACCGACTACCCATAACGTGGTCCTTCTCACCCACGGCGACAGCTTTGCACAAGAGCAGTTGCAGGACAATCTCTCACGGGTCACCTACCCGCTGGAGGCATTAAAAGAGATTACCCTGGTTGACACCCCCGGCACGAACTCCATCTTTGTCGAACATGAAGCCATAATAGAGAATTTTATACATCGTGCGGAGCTTGTAATATTTATCACGTCTTCGGACAGACCCCTTACGGAGAGCGAGAGGAAATTTATCCAGCTTCTCAAGGGTAAATGGGGCCGTAAGGTAATCATTGTGCTGAATAAGACGGACCTGAAGACAGAGGAAGAGCTTAACGAGATTATCCCGTTTATCGAAAAGAACTGTTACAAGCTCCTTGGTTTTGACCCCAAAGTTATTGCACTTTCCAGCTTAAGGGCTACTGTGGCCAAGGCCAACCAGGATGAAAAAGTGCTGCAGGAAAGCAATATAAAGGAGATAGAAGAATTCATATTTGAGAAGATGGACTTCGACGTAAAAATGGAGCTGAAGTACCTCAGTCCTCTGCGTTTCCTCACAAGCGTTTTTTCAGAACTTAAGATGGATTTGGAGACGAGGATCGCCCAGTATAACTCAGAGATAGCGGGCATAGAACGCCTGGAGGCGCGGCTGAAGAGTAAGAGGGAGGACATGCAGGAGTTCGTCAAGAAGTACAAGATGGAGATTGAGTCGGCCTTCTCCCGGCTTAAGGAGAGGCTGGAGATGTTCCTTGGCTACCACATGACCACCCGCGCGCTGATGGCCTCGCTCTTTGCCAGGGAGAAGATCGGACAAAAATTCAAGAAAGAGATGACCAGCCTTTCCAACCCCCTGCACGACCTGGACAGGGTAATCGACGACGCCGTTGACTACATAACGAGGAACAACAGGTCACTCTGGGAGATAGCCCTTGACTACAAAAAGACAGAGACGGGCAAGGGCGACGTGGAGGCCCTTGGTGAGCACAGCTTTGAGGACAAGAAAAACGAACTCCAGTTCGTCCTCAAAGAACACTCAAGGGAATACAGGGAGTTTGACCTGGCCAATGAGGCGGACAGGATAAAGGCGGTGTCCCAGGCCGGGCTGGTAAGCTTCCTCGCGATGGAAGGAGTAGCCGTGGCGGGCCTTGCGGGTCTCAGTTTCCTGCTCACGCTCTTCCTGCCCGTGGCTGTAGTGATGATAGGCGCCATCGCACTGGGCGTGGTTGGTTTTACGGTGATACCGCACAAACGGAAGGCGTATCGTAACGAGATATTTAAGCGAATCGATACCCTCTCAGACAGGTGTTCAAACTTCACTATGTCTGAACTGAACAAGGCGATAGACCGGGTCATTGAAGATATTGAAAACACCGTGGCCTGCTTCCGCGACGTACGCTGGTCTGAGAGAGAGATGTGCATGAAACATCTCTCCGAACTGAACGAACTCTCCGACAGGGTGAGGGGTTTAATTGGAAAAAGCTCTGCCGACGTGCGATAG
- the ispF gene encoding 2-C-methyl-D-erythritol 2,4-cyclodiphosphate synthase: protein MMLFGIGYDIHRLVEGRRLVLGGIEIDYSLGLEGHSDADVVIHAVCDALLGAAALGDIGEHFPDNDPKWKDVAGRVLLEHVAGMIKGKGLTANNVDVVIIAQVPKLGTKKAEMGDTMARLLGIPADRVNVKATTTEGLGAIGEGRAIAAQAVAGLREV from the coding sequence ATGATGCTTTTTGGGATAGGTTATGACATCCACAGGCTGGTAGAAGGCCGCAGGCTGGTGCTGGGCGGTATAGAGATAGATTACTCCCTTGGCCTGGAAGGCCACTCCGACGCCGACGTGGTTATTCATGCCGTGTGCGACGCCCTGCTGGGGGCCGCCGCGCTGGGGGACATAGGGGAACATTTTCCCGATAACGACCCGAAATGGAAGGACGTCGCAGGCCGGGTGCTGCTGGAGCACGTCGCAGGTATGATAAAGGGAAAGGGGTTAACCGCCAACAACGTGGACGTCGTGATAATCGCCCAGGTACCGAAGCTTGGGACAAAAAAGGCGGAGATGGGGGATACGATGGCCCGGCTCCTGGGTATACCGGCCGACCGGGTGAACGTGAAGGCCACCACCACAGAGGGGCTCGGGGCCATCGGAGAGGGCAGGGCAATCGCCGCCCAGGCCGTTGCGGGCCTCCGCGAGGTTTAG
- a CDS encoding YggT family protein: MHSSPIAGLIGLYELILFVRIVLTWIPHDREHPAAGLLFKVTEPALEPIRKVIPPVAGIDASPIALFIGLEFVKRIFS; the protein is encoded by the coding sequence ATGCATAGCTCTCCAATAGCTGGTTTGATTGGCCTTTATGAATTGATATTATTTGTGCGGATCGTCCTGACGTGGATACCGCACGACCGTGAGCATCCGGCAGCAGGGCTTCTGTTTAAGGTGACCGAGCCCGCGCTGGAGCCCATTAGAAAGGTCATCCCGCCCGTGGCCGGGATAGACGCGTCTCCCATTGCCCTCTTCATCGGGCTTGAGTTTGTCAAACGTATTTTCAGCTAA
- a CDS encoding radical SAM protein, translated as MHTQHKTHTHSTQYPESVKTSLASALTLRFLSGRFYRDARNFCVNLLLNYPDDCRANCAYCGLARSRPRGEDSFIRVDWPVLRTGDVLDRLSRYRDTVRRICISTVFHPRAVEDTINLAGAVRAAAVDVPLSVLITPGLFSLGELGELKILGADYLGVGLDAASERAFELTRGSRVRGPLSWADYLDTLRGGVEVFGKKRVSCHIMVGIGETDRELAECFFQVHAMGVLIHLFSFYPEPHSRMSRRKRPALKRFRRAQLLACLVERHLIEQPDVEFDPRGRLIRIKDSVKEIVEEAIKDGRPFVTGGCPDRDGDIGCNRPFGSYRPGESFRDFPFHPAPEDLGRIKRELRLDELFGAGTKTGRRRRPIPRPTSIVE; from the coding sequence GTGCACACCCAACACAAGACCCATACACACAGCACACAATACCCTGAATCCGTCAAGACCAGCCTCGCGTCCGCCCTGACCCTGAGGTTTCTCTCCGGCAGGTTCTACCGTGATGCCCGGAATTTCTGCGTAAACCTCCTGCTAAACTACCCCGACGACTGCAGGGCGAACTGCGCATACTGCGGTCTCGCGCGTTCGCGGCCCCGGGGAGAAGATTCCTTCATCCGTGTAGACTGGCCCGTGTTAAGGACCGGCGACGTACTGGACAGGCTCTCAAGATACCGTGATACGGTCCGGCGAATCTGCATCTCAACCGTCTTTCACCCCCGTGCAGTTGAAGACACCATTAACCTCGCCGGGGCCGTGCGCGCGGCGGCGGTGGACGTCCCGCTTTCTGTGTTAATTACGCCCGGCCTGTTCAGCCTCGGGGAACTTGGGGAGTTAAAAATTCTTGGGGCGGATTACCTGGGCGTCGGGCTTGACGCCGCCTCGGAGAGGGCGTTTGAACTGACGCGCGGTTCCCGCGTCCGCGGCCCGCTCAGCTGGGCCGATTACCTCGACACCCTTAGGGGCGGTGTAGAGGTTTTTGGAAAAAAACGAGTGAGCTGCCACATCATGGTGGGCATCGGGGAGACGGACAGGGAACTGGCCGAGTGTTTTTTTCAGGTGCATGCCATGGGGGTGCTGATACACCTGTTCAGCTTTTACCCTGAGCCGCATTCCCGGATGTCCCGGCGGAAGCGGCCCGCCCTGAAGAGATTCCGCCGCGCGCAACTGCTGGCCTGTCTGGTGGAACGGCATCTTATAGAACAACCTGACGTCGAGTTTGACCCGCGGGGCAGACTCATCCGTATTAAAGACTCTGTAAAGGAGATTGTGGAAGAAGCTATTAAAGACGGGAGACCCTTTGTGACCGGTGGATGCCCCGACAGAGACGGCGATATCGGCTGCAACCGTCCCTTTGGCAGCTACCGTCCGGGTGAGTCCTTCAGAGACTTCCCGTTCCACCCGGCGCCGGAAGACCTTGGGCGCATAAAGAGAGAACTAAGACTGGACGAGCTTTTTGGAGCGGGCACAAAAACCGGCCGCCGAAGACGACCGATACCCCGTCCTACGTCTATTGTAGAATAA
- the ribD gene encoding bifunctional diaminohydroxyphosphoribosylaminopyrimidine deaminase/5-amino-6-(5-phosphoribosylamino)uracil reductase RibD encodes MKHTTKDDGRFMQVALELAEKGIGRVEPNPMVGAVMVKDGKVVGQGHHEYFGGPHAEVCVLEEAGSSSRGATLYVTLEPCAHHGKTSPCVERLIEAGIKRVVMATMDPNPETKSKGADKLRQAGIEVVTGVMAEEAGKLNAPFFKLMTVGLPYVTAKWAMSLDGKTATHTGDSQWISSQESREYAHKIRSQVDMMVVGIGTVLRDDPLLTCRHHEGGRNPKRLVMDTRARLPLDSQLVRTISESEVVVAATHHAPAERLDKLSKAGCRLMIVEGRGSKVDPVELMMLLGKEKITNILVEGGGILMASFFEEGLVDKVMAFISPKIIGGGEASMPVLGIGADKVEDALALKDVSTRVFGEDVLIEGIVPHTHKQEP; translated from the coding sequence ATGAAACATACTACGAAAGACGACGGGCGCTTTATGCAGGTGGCTCTGGAGCTTGCAGAGAAAGGAATTGGCAGGGTAGAGCCTAACCCCATGGTCGGTGCCGTGATGGTTAAGGACGGCAAGGTTGTTGGTCAGGGCCATCATGAATACTTTGGCGGTCCGCATGCAGAGGTGTGTGTGCTGGAAGAGGCCGGTTCCTCTTCGCGGGGCGCCACACTTTACGTCACCCTTGAGCCCTGCGCACACCATGGGAAAACGTCCCCCTGTGTCGAAAGACTCATAGAGGCAGGTATAAAGAGAGTGGTGATGGCGACAATGGACCCAAACCCTGAAACGAAGAGCAAGGGCGCGGACAAGTTGAGGCAGGCGGGCATAGAGGTAGTGACAGGCGTGATGGCAGAGGAGGCCGGGAAGTTAAACGCGCCATTTTTTAAGCTGATGACGGTGGGACTGCCGTACGTCACTGCCAAATGGGCCATGAGCCTGGATGGGAAGACGGCTACCCACACGGGAGACTCTCAGTGGATATCCTCTCAAGAATCGAGGGAATACGCCCATAAGATCCGTTCCCAGGTAGATATGATGGTGGTAGGCATAGGCACGGTGTTAAGGGACGACCCGCTGTTGACGTGCCGCCATCATGAGGGGGGAAGGAATCCCAAGCGGCTGGTGATGGACACACGTGCCCGTCTCCCACTGGACTCTCAACTGGTACGCACCATATCGGAGTCCGAGGTAGTGGTGGCTGCGACCCACCACGCGCCTGCTGAACGCCTGGACAAGCTGAGCAAGGCGGGCTGCAGGTTAATGATAGTTGAAGGCAGGGGAAGCAAGGTAGACCCGGTGGAATTGATGATGTTGCTGGGCAAGGAAAAGATTACCAATATACTCGTCGAAGGCGGGGGCATTCTAATGGCCTCCTTCTTTGAAGAGGGACTGGTGGACAAGGTGATGGCCTTTATTTCACCAAAAATAATCGGTGGTGGCGAGGCGAGCATGCCTGTACTGGGGATTGGGGCGGATAAGGTTGAGGATGCCCTGGCGTTGAAAGACGTCAGCACCAGGGTGTTTGGAGAGGACGTCCTGATAGAAGGCATTGTGCCGCATACCCACAAGCAGGAGCCTTAA
- a CDS encoding lipoate--protein ligase family protein: MTPSKWRYIEDDGSPAGFGLAADEYIAKKLCASPYSHIIRLYTYKGPCVMVGRFQDVDSEVNLSRCRELPGVEINRRPTGGGAIVMGEGQLGVAIAGPMKEKDRSPLLASKAVLSPFTRGIIAAFGLMCLQAWFRPENDICIRDKKIAGLASCCLDEGTAVLYHASILADMDTGLMLDLLKKPGEKPGNKKGGAITTVSSELGRHVSTDELRDYVKRGIEKTLHAEFIPEPLTEKELAEVKNLEQKKYSNTDWIYHGKEHPTQNSRKQLEIAAGLRPSQ, from the coding sequence ATGACACCTTCTAAGTGGCGATACATAGAGGACGACGGCTCCCCGGCCGGCTTCGGGCTTGCGGCGGACGAATACATTGCCAAAAAACTCTGCGCGTCGCCCTATTCCCACATAATCAGGCTCTACACGTACAAAGGGCCGTGTGTCATGGTGGGCAGGTTTCAGGACGTTGACTCAGAGGTCAATCTCTCCCGCTGCAGAGAATTACCGGGCGTAGAAATAAACCGCAGGCCGACCGGCGGCGGCGCAATCGTCATGGGAGAGGGACAACTGGGCGTAGCCATAGCAGGTCCCATGAAAGAGAAAGACCGGTCACCGCTTCTGGCGTCAAAGGCCGTGTTAAGCCCCTTCACAAGGGGAATAATCGCCGCGTTTGGGCTGATGTGCCTTCAGGCATGGTTCCGGCCGGAAAATGACATCTGCATAAGAGACAAAAAGATAGCCGGGCTTGCCTCCTGCTGTCTGGACGAAGGTACTGCCGTGCTCTACCACGCAAGCATACTGGCGGATATGGATACCGGCCTGATGCTGGACCTCTTAAAAAAGCCGGGGGAAAAACCGGGTAACAAGAAAGGTGGTGCAATAACCACCGTCTCCAGCGAACTGGGCAGGCATGTCAGCACCGATGAACTAAGGGACTATGTTAAAAGAGGCATTGAAAAAACCCTTCACGCCGAGTTCATACCGGAGCCGCTAACCGAAAAAGAACTGGCAGAGGTAAAAAACCTGGAACAAAAAAAATATAGTAACACGGACTGGATATATCATGGAAAAGAGCACCCAACACAAAACTCGCGCAAACAACTGGAGATTGCCGCGGGGTTACGCCCCTCGCAATGA
- the deoC gene encoding deoxyribose-phosphate aldolase: MKLSREKLAKMIDHTQIRPDAGRDQIINLCSEAGEYGFCAVSIPPVYVSLAVECLKGSSVKVGAVAGFPFGYGYTEAKIVETALAVSQGAAEIDMVMNVAALKSKDYSLVRRDIEGVVMAARGGTVKVIIETCLLTDKEKIEACKIIGDAGANFVKTSTGLVGGGATVEDVRLLRRHAPEGVQVKAAGGIRDAETALAMIAAGAARIGTSTGPEIIKGCGK, from the coding sequence ATGAAACTCTCCCGTGAAAAGCTGGCGAAGATGATAGACCACACACAGATAAGACCTGATGCCGGGAGAGACCAAATAATAAATCTCTGCAGTGAGGCCGGGGAATACGGCTTCTGTGCGGTCTCAATCCCACCCGTGTACGTCTCCCTGGCGGTAGAGTGCCTGAAAGGTTCATCCGTAAAGGTCGGTGCCGTTGCAGGCTTTCCTTTCGGATACGGCTACACCGAGGCCAAGATAGTGGAGACCGCGCTGGCAGTAAGCCAGGGCGCGGCGGAGATTGACATGGTCATGAACGTTGCCGCCTTGAAGTCGAAGGACTACTCCCTGGTGCGCAGGGACATAGAAGGGGTGGTAATGGCGGCCCGCGGCGGCACGGTCAAGGTGATTATAGAAACCTGTCTGCTGACGGATAAAGAGAAGATAGAGGCATGCAAGATTATCGGAGATGCCGGTGCGAACTTCGTGAAGACGTCTACCGGGCTTGTCGGCGGAGGCGCGACGGTTGAGGACGTGCGGCTGCTGAGGCGGCATGCCCCTGAGGGAGTACAGGTCAAGGCCGCCGGAGGAATACGTGACGCAGAGACCGCGCTGGCAATGATAGCGGCCGGCGCCGCACGGATAGGCACCAGCACGGGGCCTGAAATAATAAAGGGCTGCGGGAAATAA